One genomic window of Candidatus Pseudobacter hemicellulosilyticus includes the following:
- a CDS encoding DUF6364 family protein, whose protein sequence is MKTRLNLTIDQALLESMKAYAANKHTSVSELVETYFKRISRPAKRKNILHLVDQLKAPATDPKADLKELFYQEQSEKYGF, encoded by the coding sequence ATGAAAACGAGATTAAACCTGACTATTGACCAAGCGCTTCTGGAAAGCATGAAAGCTTACGCCGCCAACAAGCATACCAGCGTTTCGGAACTGGTGGAAACTTACTTCAAAAGAATCTCCCGGCCTGCTAAGAGGAAAAATATCCTCCATTTGGTAGATCAACTGAAAGCACCCGCTACTGATCCAAAAGCTGACTTGAAGGAACTGTTTTATCAGGAACAATCTGAAAAATATGGCTTCTAA
- a CDS encoding AAA family ATPase, with amino-acid sequence MATIIIENLKNIKHLEFKIPPRGVHVLTGANGSGKTTLLACLERLAHSNAFPNHFKTSAANRFDDFSAARIKYHHNNKEVCYRYSNTRWSPIPRANADVLSNMGFAETFHLTSSSERFYVQTSTLPDRIRPATPFIQESMNEIFQTQKFDDLRRIKLPGKGLGEGRSNYGFLLPAGNRQYYTEKNFSLGEILVLNALHTLQHIRNNSLLLIDEIELALHPRVQIRFFDFLERLSSQKQLTIILSTHSSSLIKKAKKLIHLEKISTGEVIVHEKALPAFVLKEVAFSEDFVPDIICCVEDHQAAHLLKALIDRFFVLVPNRNRPDFSIMPVGGWREVISFRHRIINTLFHISVRKIAVPDQDAEDDIQALRNKAVRQASEQDLLNTINALGSDFCVLPCTPELGLHQFFGDRNRNFDQFFQTKFNAGHLSFSQIVAAEHQANGANRSSKPRDAAKAWNYHICMSIQTVTGLHPDIVQRYMYEIYVEQFFTGAHQNTLTQFVGSLLV; translated from the coding sequence ATGGCTACTATTATTATTGAGAATTTAAAAAACATTAAACACTTAGAATTTAAAATTCCGCCCCGGGGAGTACATGTATTAACTGGAGCAAATGGCAGCGGAAAAACCACTTTACTTGCATGTCTGGAACGACTGGCACATTCCAACGCTTTTCCCAATCATTTTAAAACCAGTGCAGCAAACAGATTTGACGACTTTTCAGCTGCCAGAATAAAATATCATCATAATAACAAGGAGGTTTGCTATCGGTATAGTAATACCAGATGGTCCCCTATACCAAGAGCCAATGCCGATGTGTTATCCAATATGGGTTTTGCAGAAACATTTCATTTGACTTCATCTTCCGAACGGTTTTATGTGCAGACCAGCACATTGCCCGATAGGATACGGCCGGCCACTCCATTTATCCAAGAGAGTATGAACGAAATATTTCAAACACAAAAATTTGACGATCTGCGCAGGATAAAACTTCCAGGCAAGGGTTTAGGAGAAGGGCGGTCCAACTATGGTTTCCTGCTTCCGGCGGGTAACCGGCAATATTATACAGAAAAGAACTTTAGTTTAGGAGAAATCCTTGTCTTAAATGCCCTGCATACACTGCAGCATATTAGAAATAACTCACTATTGCTTATTGATGAAATCGAACTCGCCTTGCATCCCAGGGTGCAAATCAGATTTTTTGACTTTTTGGAAAGGTTATCCAGTCAAAAACAACTGACCATCATTTTGTCCACCCATTCCAGCAGCCTGATCAAAAAAGCCAAGAAGCTGATCCATCTTGAAAAAATCAGTACTGGCGAGGTCATTGTGCATGAAAAAGCCCTTCCGGCATTTGTCCTGAAGGAAGTAGCTTTTTCTGAAGATTTTGTACCGGATATTATTTGCTGCGTGGAAGATCACCAGGCGGCGCATTTACTCAAAGCGTTGATTGACCGCTTTTTTGTTTTAGTCCCCAACCGGAACAGGCCGGATTTTTCGATCATGCCGGTTGGTGGTTGGCGGGAAGTGATCAGTTTCCGGCACCGCATCATTAATACACTGTTTCATATAAGCGTCCGCAAAATTGCGGTTCCAGATCAGGATGCTGAAGACGACATACAAGCATTACGAAATAAAGCGGTCAGGCAAGCCTCAGAGCAGGACTTATTGAATACTATTAATGCATTGGGAAGTGATTTTTGCGTTCTACCTTGTACGCCGGAACTAGGACTACACCAGTTTTTTGGTGATAGAAACCGCAATTTTGATCAATTCTTTCAAACAAAATTTAATGCCGGACATCTATCCTTCTCCCAAATTGTGGCCGCAGAACACCAAGCAAATGGTGCCAACCGATCAAGTAAGCCAAGAGATGCCGCGAAGGCGTGGAATTACCATATCTGTATGAGTATTCAAACGGTCACCGGTTTACATCCTGATATAGTACAGCGGTATATGTATGAGATATATGTAGAACAATTCTTTACAGGCGCTCACCAGAATACTCTTACACAATTTGTGGGAAGTTTATTGGTGTGA
- a CDS encoding PIN domain-containing protein, which produces MASKVFLDANILLDFTLKREAYPVARKIMELAVNGQVQAFITPSIVHIVGYWLTKAYGNAKAKELLLTLLADVSVIDIDHEITLTALHSKIKDIEDALQYYTAIHHKVDYFLSRDKDLQKASIPTLPVYTPDEFLKEAAGE; this is translated from the coding sequence ATGGCTTCTAAAGTATTCCTGGATGCCAATATCCTGCTTGATTTTACCTTAAAAAGGGAGGCCTACCCTGTCGCCAGAAAAATAATGGAATTGGCAGTAAACGGACAGGTGCAGGCATTTATTACCCCTTCTATCGTCCATATCGTTGGCTACTGGCTTACCAAGGCGTATGGCAACGCCAAGGCAAAAGAATTATTGCTAACGCTGCTGGCCGATGTGAGTGTGATAGATATCGACCATGAAATAACCTTAACGGCATTGCACTCCAAAATAAAGGATATTGAAGATGCGCTTCAGTATTACACAGCTATCCATCACAAAGTAGATTATTTCCTTAGCAGAGACAAAGACTTGCAAAAAGCATCCATTCCCACTTTACCCGTGTATACTCCTGATGAATTTTTAAAGGAAGCAGCGGGAGAATAA